From the genome of Vigna angularis cultivar LongXiaoDou No.4 chromosome 11, ASM1680809v1, whole genome shotgun sequence, one region includes:
- the LOC108333268 gene encoding beta-glucosidase 18 isoform X1 — MKKLERQVRVVMILLCCVNFHGQSCDEVEDGISRSHFPEGFLFGTSTSSYQIEGAPFEDGKGLSNWDVFSHIPGTINNNENGDIADDHYHRYLEDIELMSSLGVDVYRFSISWTRILPRGIYGDINPSGIIFYNKIIDNLLLKGIEPFVTINHHDLPQELEERYGGWLSPLIQRDFVHFAEICFKSFGGRVKYWTTINEPSLVTINSYMKGTYPPGHCSPPFGNCSTGNSDVEPLIVMHNRLLSHAKAVELYRKHFQAKQGGTIGIVAHTFMYEPFRNEECDRQAVKRVLAFVVDWVLDPLVFGKYPDEMHSVLGNQLPLFSPEEKRLIKGSIDFIGINHYGSLYAKDCSLSACAQGADHPITGFVETTGIRDGIPIGDQTGMPLFFVVPMGMEKIVDYIKIRYHNMPMYITENGYCLPLKQNVTINYLLQDFKRIDYHKAYLAALLRAIRKGADVRGYMIWSLMDNFEWARGYEMRFGLYYVHRNTLERIPKLSVQWFSSFLNNSINTNTIEDLRFEKATS; from the exons AGGCAAGTAAGAGTTGTGATGATCTTGCTTTGCTGCGTTAATTTTCATGGCCAAAGCTGTGATGAAGTTGAAGATGGAATCAGTAGATCTCATTTTCCAGAAGGGTTCCTCTTTGGAACAAGCACTTCCTCTTACCAG ATTGAAGGAGCACCCTTTGAAGATGGTAAAGGTTTAAGCAACTGGGATGTTTTTAGCCATATACCAG GTACGATAAACAATAATGAGAATGGTGACATTGCAGATGATCATTATCATCGTTATTTG GAAGACATTGAGTTGATGTCGTCTCTCGGGGTAGATGTATATCGATTCTCTATCTCATGGACGAGGATTCTACCTA GAGGCATATATGGGGACATAAATCCAAGTGGgataatattttacaacaaGATAATAGACAATCTGCTACTTAAAG GGATTGAGCCTTTTGTGACAATAAATCATCATGACCTGCCACAAGAACTGGAAGAAAGATACGGTGGATGGCTTAGCCCCTTAATACA GAGAGATTTTGTTCATTTTGCTGAAATCTGTTTCAAGAGCTTTGGAGGCAGGGTTAAATATTGGACCACCATCAATGAGCCAAGCCTGGTTACAATCAATTCCTATATGAAAGGAACATATCCCCCTGGTCACTGTTCGCCACCTTTTGGAAATTGTTCTACTGGTAACTCTGATGTTGAGCCCCTCATTGTCATGCACAATAGGTTACTGTCACATGCCAAGGCTGTTGAATTATACCGCAAACACTTTCAG GCAAAGCAAGGTGGAACCATTGGCATTGTTGCACACACCTTCATGTATGAACCATTtagaaatgaagaatgtgatagACAAGCTGTGAAAAGAGTCTTGGCTTTTGTTGTAGACTG GGTCTTAGATCCCCTAGTTTTTGGTAAGTACCCAGATGAGATGCACTCTGTCCTTGGAAATCAGTTGCCACTGTTCTCTCCTGAGGAGAAGAGACTTATAAAAGGCAGCATAGACTTCATTGGCATCAATCACTATGGATCTCTCTATGCCAAGGATTGTTCCCTCTCTGCTTGTGCTCAGGGAGCTGATCATCCAATAACAGGCTTTGTAGAAACAACTGGAATCAGAGATGGTATTCCAATTGGTGACCAG ACAGGAATGCCACTATTCTTTGTTGTTCCAATGGGCATGGAGAAAATTGTTGACTACATTAAAATAAGATACCATAACATGCCCATGTACATTACAGAAAATG GATATTGTTTACCACTCAAACAGAATGTGACAATAAATTATCTGTTACAAGATTTCAAAAGAATAGATTATCATAAAGCCTATCTGGCAGCTCTGCTTAGAGCCATAAG AAAAGGTGCAGATGTAAGAGGATACATGATATGGTCATTGATGGACAACTTTGAATGGGCAAGAGGGTATGAAATGAGATTTGGGCTTTATTATGTGCATAGAAACACTCTTGAACGAATTCCCAAACTTTCTGTTCAATGGTTTTCTAGTTTCCTCAACAACAGTATCAACACCAACACAATAGAAGATTTGAGATTTGAAAAAGCAACATCTTAG
- the LOC108332789 gene encoding uncharacterized protein LOC108332789: protein MAFRTGNDVIWCQAFSLSLEDEALEWFNTLPPNSIENFVGLKQLFIRQFAANSTQDLTMFELVTLKQGKEETLRAFMDRYQKTIRRVKALSLEFALHYILPVLKPGPFKDNVCRRAPKIMEELRERAADEIRVKEMKLSYKKESQELRGEKADGGKPDNSVGKSGGNRQKEPRRGPRFQQYTPLNAPREKILREALSANLLPEPMKRPIPSGANESKHYAYHKNMGHTT from the coding sequence ATGGCGTTCAGAACGGGCAACGATGTCATCTGGTGCCAGGCGTTCTCGTTGTCCTTGGAAGACGAAGCCCTCGAATGGTTCAACACCCTGCCTCCCAATTCCATAGAGAACTTTGTCGGACTAAAGCAACTATTTATCCGGCAATTCGCGGCCAACAGCACGCAGGACTTGACCATGTTTGAGTTGGTCACCCTGAAGCAGGGTAAAGAAGAAACGCTGAGAGCGTTCATGGACCGGTATCAAAAAACCATCCGGCGAGTGAAGGCGTTAAGCCTAGAGTTTGCCCTCCATTACATACTGCCCGTCCTCAAGCCCGGACCGTTCAAAGACAACGTCTGTCGGCGGGCCCCCAAGATTATGGAGGAGCTGAGGGAACGCGCGGCGGACGAGATAAGGGTTAAGGAGATGAAATTGTCCTATAAGAAAGAAAGCCAGGAGCTTAGGGGCGAGAAGGCGGACGGCGGGAAGCCCGACAATTCGGTGGGAAAATCGGGCGGCAACAGGCAGAAGGAACCACGCCGAGGACCTCGTTTCCAGCAATACACCCCCTTGAACGCCCCCCGAGAAAAGATCCTCCGGGAGGCACTCAGCGCGAATTTGCTCCCCGAACCTATGAAGCGACCTATTCCATCCGGAGCGAATGAGAGTAAACACTATGCCTACCACAAGAATATGGGTCACACCACCTAG
- the LOC108333268 gene encoding beta-glucosidase 18 isoform X2: MFLAIYQEDIELMSSLGVDVYRFSISWTRILPRGIYGDINPSGIIFYNKIIDNLLLKGIEPFVTINHHDLPQELEERYGGWLSPLIQRDFVHFAEICFKSFGGRVKYWTTINEPSLVTINSYMKGTYPPGHCSPPFGNCSTGNSDVEPLIVMHNRLLSHAKAVELYRKHFQAKQGGTIGIVAHTFMYEPFRNEECDRQAVKRVLAFVVDWVLDPLVFGKYPDEMHSVLGNQLPLFSPEEKRLIKGSIDFIGINHYGSLYAKDCSLSACAQGADHPITGFVETTGIRDGIPIGDQTGMPLFFVVPMGMEKIVDYIKIRYHNMPMYITENGYCLPLKQNVTINYLLQDFKRIDYHKAYLAALLRAIRKGADVRGYMIWSLMDNFEWARGYEMRFGLYYVHRNTLERIPKLSVQWFSSFLNNSINTNTIEDLRFEKATS; this comes from the exons ATGTTTTTAGCCATATACCAG GAAGACATTGAGTTGATGTCGTCTCTCGGGGTAGATGTATATCGATTCTCTATCTCATGGACGAGGATTCTACCTA GAGGCATATATGGGGACATAAATCCAAGTGGgataatattttacaacaaGATAATAGACAATCTGCTACTTAAAG GGATTGAGCCTTTTGTGACAATAAATCATCATGACCTGCCACAAGAACTGGAAGAAAGATACGGTGGATGGCTTAGCCCCTTAATACA GAGAGATTTTGTTCATTTTGCTGAAATCTGTTTCAAGAGCTTTGGAGGCAGGGTTAAATATTGGACCACCATCAATGAGCCAAGCCTGGTTACAATCAATTCCTATATGAAAGGAACATATCCCCCTGGTCACTGTTCGCCACCTTTTGGAAATTGTTCTACTGGTAACTCTGATGTTGAGCCCCTCATTGTCATGCACAATAGGTTACTGTCACATGCCAAGGCTGTTGAATTATACCGCAAACACTTTCAG GCAAAGCAAGGTGGAACCATTGGCATTGTTGCACACACCTTCATGTATGAACCATTtagaaatgaagaatgtgatagACAAGCTGTGAAAAGAGTCTTGGCTTTTGTTGTAGACTG GGTCTTAGATCCCCTAGTTTTTGGTAAGTACCCAGATGAGATGCACTCTGTCCTTGGAAATCAGTTGCCACTGTTCTCTCCTGAGGAGAAGAGACTTATAAAAGGCAGCATAGACTTCATTGGCATCAATCACTATGGATCTCTCTATGCCAAGGATTGTTCCCTCTCTGCTTGTGCTCAGGGAGCTGATCATCCAATAACAGGCTTTGTAGAAACAACTGGAATCAGAGATGGTATTCCAATTGGTGACCAG ACAGGAATGCCACTATTCTTTGTTGTTCCAATGGGCATGGAGAAAATTGTTGACTACATTAAAATAAGATACCATAACATGCCCATGTACATTACAGAAAATG GATATTGTTTACCACTCAAACAGAATGTGACAATAAATTATCTGTTACAAGATTTCAAAAGAATAGATTATCATAAAGCCTATCTGGCAGCTCTGCTTAGAGCCATAAG AAAAGGTGCAGATGTAAGAGGATACATGATATGGTCATTGATGGACAACTTTGAATGGGCAAGAGGGTATGAAATGAGATTTGGGCTTTATTATGTGCATAGAAACACTCTTGAACGAATTCCCAAACTTTCTGTTCAATGGTTTTCTAGTTTCCTCAACAACAGTATCAACACCAACACAATAGAAGATTTGAGATTTGAAAAAGCAACATCTTAG